The following are encoded together in the Oncorhynchus kisutch isolate 150728-3 linkage group LG8, Okis_V2, whole genome shotgun sequence genome:
- the sdr42e1 gene encoding short-chain dehydrogenase/reductase family 42E member 1 — MEKARICTFLITGGSGYFGFRLACSLHKKGAKVILFDMSPPSLEVPEGIVFLKGDIREYAQVEKAVTGMDCVFHIASYGMSGREQLNRKLIEEVNVQGTEHVLRACVEAGVSRLIYTSTFNVVFGGQVIEGGDESLPYLPLHLHPDHYSRTKSVAEMAVMKASGTELKDGTGVLRACALRPAGIYGPGEQRHLPRIVGYIEKGIFRFVYGDPRSLVEFVHVDNLVSAHELAAEALMSEHQHRSAGQAYFISDGRPVNNFEFFRPLVEGLGYSFPKLRLPLSLIYFVAFLTEMIHHLIGPIYNFQPLLTRTEVYKTGVTHYFSMAKAKAELGYEPQEYNLEEVVQWFKSRGHGRKPRGSRLQRLILDGLLLAALVALALSYLPVVGS, encoded by the exons ATGGAAAAGGCGCGAATATGCACGTTTTTGATTACCGGTGGCAGTGGATACTTTGGTTTCCG CCTTGCCTGCTCACTACATAAAAAGGGAGCTAAAGTCATTCTGTTTGATATGAGCCCACCCAGCCTAGAGGTTCCAGAGGGCATTGTGTTCCTAAAGGGAGATATTCGTGAGTATGCTCAGGTGGAGAAGGCGGTCACTGGCATGGACTGTGTTTTCCACATCGCCTCCTATGGCATGTCTGGCAGGGAGCAGCTGAACAGGAAGCTGATTGAAGAGGTGAATGTCCAGGGCACAGAGCATGTCCTCAGGGCCTGTGTAGAGGCTGGAGTCTCCAGGCTCATCTACACTAGCACCTTCAACGTAGTGTTCGGAGGCCAAGTCATTGAGGGTGGTGACGAAAGCCTCCCCtaccttcctctccatctccaccctgaCCACTACTCCAGAACCAAGTCGGTAGCTGAGATGGCCGTGATGAAAGCCAGTGGTACAGAGCTGAAAGATGGGACAGGTGTGTTGAGGGCCTGTGCTCTGCGTCCAGCCGGTATATACGGGCCTGGCGAGCAGAGGCACCTGCCCAGGATCGTTGGGTACATAGAGAAGGGGATATTCAGGTTTGTGTATGGAGATCCAAGAAGTTTAGTGGAGTTTGTCCATGTAGACAACCTGGTATCTGCACACGAACTGGCTGCAGAGGCTCTGATGTCAGAGCACCAGCACCGCTCTGCTGGACAGGCATACTTCATCTCAGACGGAAGACCTGTCAACAACTTTGAGTTCTTCAGACCTCTGGTGGAGGGTTTGGGTTACTCTTTCCCCAAACTAcgtctacccctctctctcatttactTTGTTGCATTCCTCACTGAGATGATTCACCATCTCATCGGCCCAATCTATAACTTCCAGCCTCTGCTCACACGCACAGAGGTGTATAAGACCGGCGTGACTCATTACTTCAGCATGGCGAAGGCCAAGGCCGAGCTGGGTTATGAGCCCCAGGAGTATAACCTGGAGGAGGTTGTGCAGTGGTTCAAGAGTAGAGGTCACGGAAGAAAACCTAGGGGTTCACGTCTCCAGCGACTGATACTAGATGGTCTTCTATTAGCAGCTCTAGTAGCTCTTGCCCTCTCATACCTCCCAGTGGTTGGCAGTTAA
- the LOC109881360 gene encoding HEAT repeat-containing protein 3 translates to MGKSKTNKFRRPQFNAEGLSVTAVKEMEPDHDGVDSPTGELLEKLQSPSADMREFACASISRVVQQSQTIPGFLQRDAVRRLGPLMLDRSLAVRETATGALRNLSACGGHEVCDDMVKQDVMTPLTALLRECCAGFETNAALSLKGPKNTVEDVANEAVNLLWNLCESSSQALSVFNKAGILDVILQCLERHTHNIKLALSAAHCLHTVTEDNAELLCSMNNAVLGTLESVLLSSQADMAHTLLRTLAAGSVWNLKSSLPTAHQAQTLTALMATLSQCLELDAGTLIPQLRQVEVARSATASEAGNMEDHQAAAGNMPVEEMEDDEEEGVGLRRNGKATKIDKDFSDLLPRGKEELREATALLTAQQTSLEIIVNMCCSDDPSDDEWEEASSSDESEMCPDGLSEGNTSLLSPLCLSAEVHAALINHNIPEKVLKKTQFPSSEAMDVCRHNPTWKILIKKMHRVQYRALTCLHNMLSTMDAESLGGAAALQAVAQHLSTLVFSPLEIPKEEEFLEAVTSAMRSLLQIIAYMKIPQCMTPQQMMSLSEAATCCDVVSVRVNALAILGITGSTLAKENGTAETLQMIGNALLQVATKDANLVVCGEALDALFDVFADGDEAERAAENINLLSALKALQPVFKAKIRKEGKGKYSPEQLCVLDNVKVNLRRFIGYLETVVKK, encoded by the exons ATGGGCAAAAGTAAGACTAACAAATTTAGACGTCCACAGTTCAACGCAGAGGGACTGTCTGTAACTGCTGTAAAGGAAATGGAACCGGACCACGATGGAGTCGACTCTCCAACTGGGGAGTTACTGGAGAAA tTGCAGAGTCCCAGTGCAGACATGCGTGAGTTTGCGTGTGCCAGCATATCACGCGTGGTGCAGCAGAGCCAGACCATCCCAGGCTTCCTCCAGCGGGATGCGGTGAGACGTCTCGGGCCCCTAATGCTGGACCGCAGCCTGGCCGTCAGGGAGACTGCCACAGGGGCACTCAG GAACCTGAGTGCCTGTGGGGGTCATGAGGTGTGTGACGACATGGTGAAACAGGACGTCATGACTCCTCTGACTGCTCTGCTTCGAGAG TGCTGTGCTGGGTTTGAGACCAATGCTGCCCTCTCGTTAAAAGGGCCAAAAAACACAGTGGAAGATGTAGCCAATGAAGCAGTTAACTTGCTGTGGAATCTCTG TGAGAGCAGTAGCCAGGCACTCTCTGTGTTCAACAAAGCAGGCATTCTGGATGTTATCCTACAGTGTCTGGAGCGACACACTCACAACATCAAGCTGGCTTTGTCTGCAG CCCACTGTTTGCACACAGTGACTGAGGACAACGCAGAGTTGCTGTGTAGTATGAACAATGCTGTATTAGGGACTCTAGAGAGTGTGCTGCTATCCTCACAGGCGGACATGGCTCACACACTGCTCAGAACACTGGCTGCAG GGTCAGTGTGGAACCTGAAGAGCAGCCTGCCTACGGCCCACCAGGCCCAGACCCTCACCGCCCTGATGGCCACCCTGTCCCAGTGCTTGGAGCTGGATGCTGGCACGCTGATACCCCAGCTCCGCCAGGTTGAGGTGGCCCGCAGTGCCACTGCCTCAGAGGCAGGGAACATGGAGGACCACCAGGCAGCTGCAGGGAATATGCctgtagaggagatggaggatgatgaggaggagggggttgGACTGAGGAGGAATGGAAAGGCAACCAAGATAGATAAAGACTTCTCTGACCTCCTGCCT AGGGGCAAGGAGGAGCTGAGGGAGGCGACGGCGTTGCTGACAGCCCAGCAGACGTCCTTGGAGATCATCGTCAACATGTGCTGCTCTGATG ACCCGTCAGACGATGAGTGGGAGGAGGCGTCAAGCAGCGACGAGAGTGAGATGTGTCCTGACGGCCTCTCTGAAGGGAACACCAGCCTCCTGTCCccactgtgtctgtctgctgAGGTCCACGCGGCTCTGATCAACCACAACATCCCAGAGAAG GTTCTCAAGAAGACCCAGTTCCCCAGCAGCGAGGCGATGGACGTATGTCGTCACAATCCCACCTGGAAAATCTTGATAAAAAA GATGCATCGGGTGCAGTACAGGGCCCTGACGTGCCTTCACAACATGCTGTCTACTATGGACGCTGAGTCCCTAGGGGGAGCAGCCGCTCTTCAGGCTGTCGCACAACACCTGTCCACGCTGGTCTTCAGTCCTCTAG AGATCCCTAAGGAGGAGGAATTCCTTGAGGCAGTTACCAGTGCCATGCGATCCCTCTTACAGATCATAGCCTATATGAAAATCCCACAG tgtATGACCCCCCAGCAGATGATGAGCCTGAGCGAGGCAGCGACCTGCTGTGACGTGGTCAGTGTGAGAGTGAACGCTCTAGCCATCCTAGGCATCACAGGAAGCACACTGGCTAAAGAGAATGGGACAGCTGAAACTCTACAG ATGATTGGCAATGCCTTACTCCAAGTTGCAACAAAGGATGCCAACCTTGTGGTTTGTGGAGAAGCCCTGGATGCTCTGTTTGATGTTTTTGCGGATGGAGACGAGGCAGAGAGAGCAGCTGAAAACATCAACTTACTGTCTGCTCTGAAGGCACTTCAACCTGTCTTCAAGGCTAAG ATTCGTAAAGAGGGGAAGGGAAAGTACAGCCCTGAGCAGCTGTGTGTGCTGGACAACGTCAAAGTCAACCTAAGAAGGTTTATTGGCTACTTGGAGACTGTGGTGAAAAAATGA
- the LOC109881665 gene encoding nuclear envelope phosphatase-regulatory subunit 1 isoform X2 has product MNSLEQAEDLKAFERRLTEYVSCLQPATGRWRMILIVVSVCTATGAWNWLIDPDTQKVSFFSSLWNHPFFTISCITLIALFFAGIHKRVVAPSIIAARCRTVLAEYNMSCDDTGKLILKPRPHIQ; this is encoded by the exons ATGAATTCCTTGGAACAGGCCGAAG ATCTAAAAGCTTTTGAGAGAAGATTAACAGAATACGTCTCCTGTTTGCAACCTGCAACTGGGAGGTGGCGAA TGATTCTAATAGTGGTCTCTGTTTGTACTGCAACTGGAGCCTGGAACTGGTTGATAGACCCTGACACACAGAAG GTGTCTTTCTTCTCATCGTTGTGGAACCATCCGTTCTTCACCATCAGCTGCATCACTTTGATCGCTCTGTTCTTTGCTGGAATACACAAACGAGTTGTTGCACCATCAAT TATTGCAGCTCGCTGTCGGACAGTTTTAGCGGAATACAACATGTCCTGCGATGAT ACGGGGAAACTAATTCTCAAACCACGGCCACACATCCAATAA
- the LOC109881665 gene encoding nuclear envelope phosphatase-regulatory subunit 1 isoform X1 → MNSLEQAEGSQHDLKAFERRLTEYVSCLQPATGRWRMILIVVSVCTATGAWNWLIDPDTQKVSFFSSLWNHPFFTISCITLIALFFAGIHKRVVAPSIIAARCRTVLAEYNMSCDDTGKLILKPRPHIQ, encoded by the exons ATGAATTCCTTGGAACAGGCCGAAGGTAGTCAACATG ATCTAAAAGCTTTTGAGAGAAGATTAACAGAATACGTCTCCTGTTTGCAACCTGCAACTGGGAGGTGGCGAA TGATTCTAATAGTGGTCTCTGTTTGTACTGCAACTGGAGCCTGGAACTGGTTGATAGACCCTGACACACAGAAG GTGTCTTTCTTCTCATCGTTGTGGAACCATCCGTTCTTCACCATCAGCTGCATCACTTTGATCGCTCTGTTCTTTGCTGGAATACACAAACGAGTTGTTGCACCATCAAT TATTGCAGCTCGCTGTCGGACAGTTTTAGCGGAATACAACATGTCCTGCGATGAT ACGGGGAAACTAATTCTCAAACCACGGCCACACATCCAATAA